The genome window TGGCATGTCGCCACCGCCTGGGTGGGGTTCTTCGCCTTCTTCATCACCCTGGTGGCCAGCATCGCGTATCTGCGCACCGGCCGGCGGCGCTGGGACATCGTGGCGCTCTCGTCGGTGGAGATCGGCCTGGCCTTCGCCGTCATCATGACGGTGACCGGCTCCCTGTGGGCCAAGCCGGTCTGGAACACCTGGTGGACCTGGGAGCCGCGCCTGACGACGGTCGCCATTATGCTGTTGATTTACGCGACCTATCTGCTCCTGCGTCGGGTGATCGAGGACCCCGGCCGGCGCGCCCGCTTCGCCGCGGTGTACGGCATTGCCGGCTTCGTCAGCGTCCCCATCACCTTCATGGCCATCCGCTGGTGGCGCACTATCCACCCCGTCATCTTCAAGAGCGAAGGCTTCGATCTGACGCCGGCCATGTTGGCCGCGCTCATCGTCTCGGTGTTGGCCTACTCCCTGCTGTACGTTTCCCTGCTCCTGCTCCGCACCCAGCTCGAGTTTCTCAGCGATGAGGTGGCGGAACTGCGGGAATCCCTGGACGAATAAGGAGAAGAGAAGATGACATACCTGGTTGCGGCCTATGCGGTCATGTGGTTGATCACGTTCATTTTTGTGCTCAGCATGGCGATGCGGCAGAGGCGCCTGGCGGCGGAGCTGGAGGCGCTGAAAGAGCGCTTGCAGGAGACGAAGCGCTATGGGGAATAGACGAGCGCCGGGAGCGCGCCGGCGCGCCGTCCTGCTGGTCGGCCTGCTGGCGCTGGGGGCCTTCCTGAGCGCCTGCGGGACGAACCCGCCCCAGGCGGCCGTCACCATACCCGCGCCAGCCGTCTCCACCCCGCCGCCCACTGCCACCTGGGTGCCCATGCCTACCGACACCCCGGTGCCGACGGCCACGCCATCGCCGGCGCCGGCCTCCCCAACCAAGCTGGCCGTCGCCCCATTGCCCGGGGCGCTGGCGCCCGATTTTGTGGTGAGCGACCTGGAGGGCAACCCGATCCAGCTCAGCGCGTACCGGGGCAAGCGGGTCCTGCTCAATTTCTGGGCCA of Anaerolineae bacterium contains these proteins:
- the ccsA gene encoding cytochrome c biogenesis protein CcsA — protein: MERWGISKIAIVLHGLTGAAILVALYMALVFAPTEATMGHVQRIFYWHVATAWVGFFAFFITLVASIAYLRTGRRRWDIVALSSVEIGLAFAVIMTVTGSLWAKPVWNTWWTWEPRLTTVAIMLLIYATYLLLRRVIEDPGRRARFAAVYGIAGFVSVPITFMAIRWWRTIHPVIFKSEGFDLTPAMLAALIVSVLAYSLLYVSLLLLRTQLEFLSDEVAELRESLDE
- a CDS encoding CcmD family protein; its protein translation is MTYLVAAYAVMWLITFIFVLSMAMRQRRLAAELEALKERLQETKRYGE
- a CDS encoding redoxin domain-containing protein, which gives rise to MGNRRAPGARRRAVLLVGLLALGAFLSACGTNPPQAAVTIPAPAVSTPPPTATWVPMPTDTPVPTATPSPAPASPTKLAVAPLPGALAPDFVVSDLEGNPIQLSAYRGKRVLLNFWATWCPPCRYEMPALQEAYTAFADDDFVILGINYLEAGEDVRAFMESLSLTFPVGIDSSGEVFRGYRVVSIPTSFFINRDGVIIALYRGPLTREAIEQALAKAP